One window of Bacillus sp. THAF10 genomic DNA carries:
- a CDS encoding phage holin family protein: MKWLLSILINALVLIVIAGYFDSFELSGMGAAIVASLILAVLNTIVKPILVVLTLPVTILSLGLFLFVINAITLMLTSWLMGDSFNIDGFGMAILAAILISLLNLLIQKVIVEPLQKK; encoded by the coding sequence ATGAAGTGGCTGCTTAGTATTCTTATAAATGCGTTAGTATTAATTGTGATAGCAGGTTATTTTGATTCTTTTGAGCTAAGTGGGATGGGCGCTGCGATAGTTGCGAGTTTGATTTTGGCGGTGTTAAATACGATTGTCAAACCGATTCTAGTTGTGTTGACATTGCCAGTTACAATTTTAAGTTTAGGGCTTTTCTTATTTGTGATTAATGCAATCACGCTGATGCTCACGTCTTGGCTTATGGGGGACAGCTTTAACATTGATGGCTTTGGCATGGCAATACTCGCAGCCATCCTTATCTCCCTTCTAAATTTGCTAATTCAAAAAGTGATTGTCGAGCCACTGCAGAAAAAATAA
- the hprK gene encoding HPr(Ser) kinase/phosphatase, protein MPKVRTKDLIEKFQFQVIAGEEGINRPIATSDISRPGIEMAGYFTYYPAERIQLLGKTELSFFERLTPREKRDRMSQLCTDITPGIIVSRDMEVPKELLEAAEYESVPLMRSPMKTTRLSSHLTNYLEGKLAPTTAVHGVLVDIYGVGVLITGKSGVGKSETALELVKRGHRLVADDCVEIRQEDQDTLIGNSPELIEHLLEIRGLGIINVMTLFGAGAVRSYKRITLVINLELWDKNKQYDRVGLDEETMKIIDTDVTRLTVPVRPGRNLAVIIEVAAMNFRLKRMGMNAAEQFSNRLSGVINSENEQEDI, encoded by the coding sequence TTGCCAAAGGTTCGGACGAAAGATTTGATTGAGAAATTTCAATTTCAAGTAATAGCCGGGGAAGAGGGAATTAACCGTCCGATCGCGACGAGTGATATTTCTCGTCCAGGAATAGAAATGGCAGGCTATTTTACATATTATCCAGCTGAGCGCATTCAGCTGCTTGGAAAAACGGAGCTTTCTTTTTTTGAAAGGCTGACGCCAAGAGAAAAAAGAGATCGTATGAGTCAGCTTTGTACCGATATCACACCAGGCATTATCGTTTCACGCGATATGGAAGTGCCTAAGGAATTGTTGGAAGCAGCGGAATACGAAAGTGTACCACTCATGAGATCGCCAATGAAAACCACAAGGCTTTCCTCGCATCTGACCAATTATTTAGAAGGAAAGCTTGCACCAACAACGGCTGTACATGGGGTGCTTGTCGATATTTACGGTGTTGGTGTGTTGATTACCGGAAAAAGTGGGGTTGGTAAAAGTGAAACCGCACTTGAGCTGGTCAAAAGAGGGCATCGTCTTGTAGCTGATGACTGTGTAGAAATTAGGCAAGAGGATCAAGATACGTTGATAGGGAATTCTCCAGAGTTAATTGAGCATCTTTTAGAAATCAGAGGTCTTGGCATTATAAATGTGATGACCTTGTTCGGTGCTGGTGCGGTGCGGAGCTATAAGCGGATTACGCTTGTCATCAACCTTGAGCTGTGGGATAAAAACAAGCAGTACGACCGAGTGGGGTTGGACGAGGAAACGATGAAAATCATTGATACGGATGTGACAAGGCTGACGGTTCCGGTCCGCCCTGGACGAAACCTTGCTGTAATCATTGAAGTAGCAGCGATGAATTTCCGACTGAAACGAATGGGAATGAATGCTGCAGAGCAATTTTCCAATCGTCTGTCAGGTGTAATTAATAGTGAAAATGAGCAAGAAGACATCTAA
- a CDS encoding PspC domain-containing protein, producing MKRLIRSKYDRKLAGVLGGLSKYLGVDSTLLRVIFIILLFPTGVMPLIITYFVLMFLMPNEEAEIR from the coding sequence ATGAAACGTCTTATCCGTTCCAAATACGACCGTAAACTAGCGGGTGTACTTGGAGGTTTATCAAAATATTTAGGAGTGGATTCTACCCTCCTTCGTGTAATTTTTATTATTTTATTATTTCCAACAGGTGTGATGCCTTTAATCATTACGTACTTTGTATTGATGTTCCTTATGCCAAATGAAGAAGCTGAGATTCGCTAA
- the lgt gene encoding prolipoprotein diacylglyceryl transferase yields MFFGNIQPLDPILIDWPITIYWYGAIIGTGALLGLWLATREGERRGLNKDIFIDLVLFAIPIAIICARLYYVIFQWDHYSQNPGDIIKIWEGGLAIHGGLIGAVVTGAVFAKVRDVSFWKLADIAAPSIILGQAVGRWGNFMNQEAHGGPVTREFLEGLYLPEFIVNQMYIDGTYYHPTFLYESLWNLAGVVILLLLRKVNLRRGELFLSYVIWYSVGRFFVEGLRTDSLMLTETLRIAQVISIALVLLAIALIVIRRVLGYANQRYLDHEASPTKSAK; encoded by the coding sequence ATGTTTTTTGGTAACATCCAGCCGCTGGATCCTATCCTGATTGACTGGCCGATCACTATTTATTGGTACGGTGCCATTATTGGGACTGGAGCATTGCTTGGCTTATGGCTAGCCACGAGAGAAGGAGAGAGAAGAGGGCTTAATAAGGATATTTTTATTGACCTTGTTCTATTTGCTATCCCGATAGCTATCATCTGTGCACGTCTTTATTATGTTATTTTTCAATGGGATCATTACTCTCAAAACCCAGGGGATATCATCAAGATCTGGGAGGGTGGCCTTGCCATTCATGGTGGGTTAATTGGAGCCGTTGTGACAGGAGCTGTGTTTGCAAAAGTTCGAGATGTTTCGTTTTGGAAACTTGCAGATATTGCTGCGCCAAGTATTATCCTTGGGCAGGCAGTTGGTCGCTGGGGGAATTTCATGAATCAAGAGGCACATGGCGGACCTGTGACGAGGGAGTTTCTTGAGGGATTGTATTTGCCAGAATTTATCGTGAATCAAATGTACATAGATGGAACGTATTATCATCCTACCTTCTTGTATGAATCTCTTTGGAATCTAGCAGGGGTTGTAATCCTGCTACTACTAAGAAAAGTAAATCTTAGACGTGGAGAGCTATTCTTAAGCTATGTTATATGGTATTCCGTTGGTCGCTTTTTTGTCGAAGGGTTGCGTACGGACAGCTTGATGCTTACGGAAACATTGCGAATTGCGCAGGTTATTTCCATAGCGTTAGTTCTTTTAGCGATTGCATTGATTGTCATTAGAAGAGTGCTAGGCTATGCTAATCAGCGGTATTTGGATCACGAAGCATCTCCAACTAAATCAGCAAAGTAA